A window of Candidatus Methanoperedens sp. genomic DNA:
CTGTCTCCTGAGAAATGATAATCTTGTGGATGTTAATAACAAGGAACCGGATGAGATTGCAGAACTAATGAAATTCGCAATGGAAAAAAGAGAACCCTTTTATAAAGATACTGAATGAAGATTATAATGAGGTTGTTCTGTGTGGATTTTTTCAATAAAACCATACTCGAATATATCTTTTTCTGATATGATTTTTGAGATGTATTTTAGCCTGCACAGCACAGGTACAAAAGCCATTGTCGATTTAACAAAGTCTTTTGAAAGGGCGGCGCAATATTTTGGAGAGATACGGTAAGCATCCAGGACAAACTCTTCATCAACTATTCCAGCCAGTCCGGATACAAGTCTTGCAGCTTCTGCCGGACGAATCCTGATGAAATTACTTGCTTTTTCATGTTGTTCCAGGAACGGCAGGACAATACCGGGATACTGTACTAATTCTTTTCGGATAACGATGCCGTAACTCGGATTATCAGGCCAGAGCAAGTGAGGTGGAATGATCAATTTTGCATTGCAGGCACGCGCGGCAGCCACAGCAAGCGATGGAGTTCCAACCGCAGCATCGATCTTTCCATCCACCAGCGCCTCAAGAACAAAGTCAGTCCATGGGAAGTTCTTTACCCTGATGTTCAAGTCATTTGCATTTATGATATTATTTATAATGACATCATGAATAGACCCTTTTGGGGGAGAACCTATTACTTTTCCCTCAAATTGTCTCATAACAATATTGATATCATCAGGTTCAGTATAAATCCTATAATTTTTCCGGGCGATCAATACCGTTCCTTCGACATGTCCCCCTGCCACGCAGACGATTGGAACACCGCGATCGATACCAATGATAGCAGGAGGAAGACCAATGTACCCGATATCAATTTCTTTATTTTCAAAAGCTTTAACAATATCAGGTCCCGAAGCAAAAAGTTTCCAGGTTGCATGTATTCCTGACTTCTCCAGCCAGTCAGTACCCATAAGAATAAAAGAGGTGTGATATAAAGTAGAAAGATGACCTATAATAATTTCTTTTTTTTCGACCATGATGTGTTTTTAATGGGAAGCTGCAATTAAAACTTTTCTATTGCAGTTCGATACAAGGATTTGGATGTAATTTGGGTAAAATACTGGAAAAATACTATTAAAGGATAGACCAATTATCAACTACGTAGAGGATAAATACAAATCATCAAGATTCACATCCTATCCTATCCAAAATCTATCCAAGAATTCTTGAGATCCTCTACCTTTTTCTTTCATTGATTATAAGATTGCTTACAAAATTACTTGTGTATCTATTTAACTAAATTACAATAACCTTTACATATCATTGCCTGTATATTACAGAAAAGTGAAACAACATGCTGTCCTTCCGGAAAAAGTAAAAAGATACGAAGAACTCTTACGGAAGGCGTTGAAAGCTTATGAGATAGCGGTGCAGGAAAATTCCCATTTGATTAAAGTTGCCCGGGATTATTCAAATATGGCCAGTTCCTATTACGATGATGGGATGCACTTTATCAAAGAAGAGGATATGGTAAATGCACTTGTCTGTTTCAGTTATGGACACGCGTGGCTGGATGCCGGTGTAAAACTCGGTATCTTTAAAGTAAGTGATGAGAACCTGTTTACAATCTAATAGAGGAGTAATAAAATGTCAAATTATATAGTTACACTTGAAGCCGCATGGCTTGTGAAAAGCGTAGAAAGTGTTGAAGATGCAATGAATATTGCTATATCTGAAGTTGGAAAAATGCTCAATCCTGATTTGAACTTCGTGGAAATAGAAGTGGGGACAACGAGCTGTCCGGCATGCGGCGAAGCTTTCGACAGCGTATTTATGGCAGCAGGTACCGCTCTTGTAGGAATTCTGCTTGAAATGAAAGTGTATGATGCCGAAAATGAAGAGCATGCGGCAAAGATAGCAAAATCAACAATAGGTAAGGCGTTGGTAAGCACACCTCTGGATGTCGTTGATGTCGATGAGTTCGAAGGTGGAAAAGATAGTAAGGAAAAGAAAAAACCCTCAGGGAAACATTAATCCGGATGAAACTTGCAGCTCTTATTTCCGGGGGCAAGGATTCGTCTTTTGCAATATATAAAGCACTTCAGCAAGGTTATGAAGTCACTGATCTTGTAACAATAATACCCGCAAATGAAGATTCATATATGTTCCATTCTGCAAATATCCACCTCACCGGGCTTATCTCAGAGGCTTGCGGAATTCCCCTCACGTCGCAGCTATCAACCGGCGAGAAGGAAGAGGAACTCGAAGACTTGATAATAGCCCTGAAGTATGTGAATGTTGATGGTGTTGTGGTGGGTGCTATCGAATCGCAGTACCAGGCTTCCCGGGTGAGGCGGATTTGTGAAGAACTCGGGATAAAAATGTATGCGCCATTGTGGCATGTGGAACCTGAAAAGCTTCTCCGGGAAATGATTACCTTAATGGATATAAGGATGATAAAAGTAGCGGCAGCAGGGATGGATCAATCATGGCTCGGCAGGCGCTTTGATGATACGTTAATAGAAGACCTGAAAGCGCTTAACAGGAAATACAGGGTTCATATAGCGGGCGAAGGTGGCGAATACGAGTCTCTTGTTCTTGATGCTCCGTTCTACAAGAAAAGAATCAATCTTCTTGAGACCCGAAATATCTGGATGGGAGATCACGGGATCATGAAAGTGGTAGAAGCGGAGCTTGGTGAAAAGTAATTATTTTATTTTTCCGGCAGGCATCACTACTCGGAGACCTCTTTCCAGAGGTTTTATTTCAGGAATTGATGATTCTTCCATTGATACCAGCCATTTCTCTCCCCAACACCTGATCTCTGCCATAACTTTTCTCAGGTCCTCTCCTTTATTAGTAAGGACATATTCAATTTTATCGGGTTGATCGATATTTGTCTTTTTTTCAATAATACCTTTTTTCTGGAGATCACATAAATTCTCAGTGAGGACTTTAGATGAAATACCATGTATGCAATTTTTTAACTCATTGAACCGTTTTGGTTCTTTCATGAGATTGTGAATAATGACAAGTGTCCACTTATTTCCAATTGTATAGATCGATTCCACAACAGGACACAATTCAGCTTTTTGAGAATATTCAGGAGGCATAAATTAAAATAATAAATATTTGTCATCATAGTTAAATATATCCTGGATTTCATGGTTACCAAAAAGTAACTTAAATCTTATATAATATATAATAATAATATGGGATTTGAGGTTTTAAAAAATGAAATTTGATAAAGAAAAGATTAAAACAGCAATAGACTCGGTGAATAATGCATGCCTGCACTGCGGAAGCGCCCATACAAATAGTTGCCCGGTAAGCGTAGCAAGACAGGAACTGAGTTCAATAGCGTGATTATCTCATGTCAGAAAAAAACAATCATTATAGCCTGATAATCC
This region includes:
- a CDS encoding ABC transporter substrate-binding protein: MVEKKEIIIGHLSTLYHTSFILMGTDWLEKSGIHATWKLFASGPDIVKAFENKEIDIGYIGLPPAIIGIDRGVPIVCVAGGHVEGTVLIARKNYRIYTEPDDINIVMRQFEGKVIGSPPKGSIHDVIINNIINANDLNIRVKNFPWTDFVLEALVDGKIDAAVGTPSLAVAAARACNAKLIIPPHLLWPDNPSYGIVIRKELVQYPGIVLPFLEQHEKASNFIRIRPAEAARLVSGLAGIVDEEFVLDAYRISPKYCAALSKDFVKSTMAFVPVLCRLKYISKIISEKDIFEYGFIEKIHTEQPHYNLHSVSL
- a CDS encoding DUF357 domain-containing protein, whose protein sequence is MKQHAVLPEKVKRYEELLRKALKAYEIAVQENSHLIKVARDYSNMASSYYDDGMHFIKEEDMVNALVCFSYGHAWLDAGVKLGIFKVSDENLFTI
- a CDS encoding DUF555 domain-containing protein: MSNYIVTLEAAWLVKSVESVEDAMNIAISEVGKMLNPDLNFVEIEVGTTSCPACGEAFDSVFMAAGTALVGILLEMKVYDAENEEHAAKIAKSTIGKALVSTPLDVVDVDEFEGGKDSKEKKKPSGKH
- a CDS encoding TIGR00289 family protein, translated to MKLAALISGGKDSSFAIYKALQQGYEVTDLVTIIPANEDSYMFHSANIHLTGLISEACGIPLTSQLSTGEKEEELEDLIIALKYVNVDGVVVGAIESQYQASRVRRICEELGIKMYAPLWHVEPEKLLREMITLMDIRMIKVAAAGMDQSWLGRRFDDTLIEDLKALNRKYRVHIAGEGGEYESLVLDAPFYKKRINLLETRNIWMGDHGIMKVVEAELGEK
- a CDS encoding helix-turn-helix transcriptional regulator: MPPEYSQKAELCPVVESIYTIGNKWTLVIIHNLMKEPKRFNELKNCIHGISSKVLTENLCDLQKKGIIEKKTNIDQPDKIEYVLTNKGEDLRKVMAEIRCWGEKWLVSMEESSIPEIKPLERGLRVVMPAGKIK